A portion of the Bacillus thuringiensis genome contains these proteins:
- a CDS encoding CBO0543 family protein, translating to MDKLQKTTAKHSKKLNSQFSRRKTSSLEKKNDFLALIVTIFLSSIIGTCLDAFFVHKQIYSFPARPFSSTFSVNIAFTLFVLPISTIIFIHISKKLSKVSRILFIISIGICASLFEQIAESLGLFVHSTNWNHTYSLFGYMIFHSFIWNVYNWIKK from the coding sequence ATGGACAAATTACAGAAGACTACTGCAAAACACTCGAAAAAATTGAACTCGCAATTCTCGCGAAGAAAAACGTCCTCCTTAGAGAAGAAGAATGATTTTCTAGCATTAATAGTTACAATCTTTCTCTCTTCTATTATTGGAACTTGCTTAGATGCTTTTTTTGTTCATAAACAAATATATTCCTTTCCGGCTAGGCCCTTCTCATCCACATTTTCGGTTAATATAGCTTTCACATTGTTCGTACTGCCGATTTCAACCATTATCTTTATACACATTTCAAAAAAATTATCTAAAGTTTCTAGAATTCTATTTATTATTTCAATTGGTATTTGCGCTAGCCTTTTTGAACAAATTGCTGAAAGTTTAGGTTTATTTGTACATAGTACAAATTGGAACCATACATATTCTTTATTTGGTTATATGATTTTTCATTCTTTTATTTGGAACGTATATAACTGGATAAAAAAATAA
- a CDS encoding S8 family peptidase: MKIFQKMCASTVIITTLLGTGGTINSVYADSIEQQSKLGIEQETDKQIIVKFKADLDLPYEDGIEKQIQSQTNDKVIKDLLTEYPDVTFTRLFTSVSPEQIQNLEVKAPNYVSTSLLNYYILQNQNSGYEEEIVDKLKASSLIEDAYMKKQEKIMPPEVRSSSVALNPNNNPRFKKQGYLEAAPYGINAPFAWGIQGGNGNGITFVDMEYGWLLNHEDLLHQNIELMSGRNINQHVGHGTSVLGIVSSEDNEVGNIGIAPKAKAKVISQIRDNGQYNTADAILSAVNQLEAGDVLLLEAQASFDGYGDKYLPVEVQPDIFDAIRAGTDKGIVIIEAGANGWNDLDQFKDRKGKQVLNRNSKDFKDSGAIMVGAGSSSFPHERMWFSNYGSRIDVYGWGENVDTTTAEQSRSAVNLYTSSFSGTSSASPIIAGAATLVQSIAKENLGQPYRPSELRAILSNQSTGTKSKNPYADKIGVLPDLKSILVNLGYEQRKPNGGNELQVTENEPNNEPRQANKVNFHTPVKGTLHNSDRVDVFTFQIDSPENINISLLNEQNIGMTWVLHHESDLNNYVAYGENEGNVVKGTYNAKPGKYYLYVYKYENKDGSYVLNIK, translated from the coding sequence ATGAAAATATTTCAAAAAATGTGTGCGTCAACTGTAATCATTACAACACTTTTAGGAACAGGAGGCACTATCAATAGTGTATATGCTGATTCTATAGAACAGCAGAGTAAATTAGGGATAGAACAAGAAACAGATAAGCAAATCATTGTAAAATTTAAAGCGGATTTGGATTTGCCATATGAAGATGGTATTGAAAAACAAATACAATCTCAAACGAATGATAAAGTAATAAAAGATCTTTTGACAGAATATCCAGATGTAACATTTACTCGTTTATTCACATCTGTAAGCCCGGAACAAATACAAAACCTTGAAGTGAAAGCACCTAATTATGTATCTACAAGTTTATTAAACTACTATATTCTTCAAAATCAAAATAGTGGGTATGAAGAAGAAATAGTAGATAAGTTAAAGGCATCTTCTTTAATAGAAGATGCGTATATGAAGAAACAAGAGAAAATAATGCCACCTGAAGTGCGATCATCAAGTGTAGCTCTTAATCCTAATAACAATCCTAGATTTAAAAAACAAGGTTATCTTGAAGCAGCCCCATACGGTATTAATGCGCCTTTCGCCTGGGGAATTCAAGGCGGTAATGGAAATGGTATCACTTTTGTTGATATGGAATACGGATGGCTATTAAATCATGAGGATTTATTACATCAAAATATTGAATTAATGTCTGGAAGAAATATAAATCAGCATGTCGGTCATGGGACGTCTGTACTAGGAATTGTATCTTCTGAGGACAATGAAGTCGGGAATATTGGGATTGCGCCAAAAGCGAAAGCAAAGGTTATCTCTCAAATAAGAGATAATGGACAGTATAATACGGCTGATGCAATATTAAGCGCTGTAAATCAGTTAGAAGCTGGGGATGTTTTATTATTAGAGGCGCAAGCATCCTTTGATGGATATGGTGATAAATATTTACCTGTTGAAGTACAACCAGATATTTTTGATGCAATTCGTGCTGGTACAGATAAGGGAATTGTAATTATAGAGGCTGGAGCAAATGGGTGGAATGATTTAGATCAGTTCAAAGATAGAAAGGGTAAGCAAGTCTTAAATCGTAATAGTAAAGATTTTAAAGATTCGGGTGCAATTATGGTAGGAGCTGGCTCTTCATCTTTCCCTCATGAACGTATGTGGTTTTCGAATTATGGAAGCCGTATTGATGTGTACGGATGGGGAGAAAATGTAGATACAACTACAGCCGAGCAAAGTAGAAGTGCTGTAAATCTTTATACTTCAAGCTTTAGCGGAACATCTAGTGCTTCGCCAATTATTGCTGGGGCAGCGACTTTAGTACAAAGCATTGCTAAAGAAAATTTAGGACAACCATATAGACCAAGTGAACTAAGAGCAATATTAAGCAACCAGAGCACAGGAACAAAATCTAAAAATCCATATGCAGATAAAATTGGTGTTTTACCAGATTTGAAGTCTATACTAGTAAACTTAGGTTATGAACAAAGAAAACCAAACGGTGGGAATGAGTTACAAGTAACAGAAAATGAACCAAACAATGAGCCTAGACAGGCAAATAAAGTTAACTTTCATACACCGGTGAAAGGAACGCTACATAATAGTGATAGAGTAGATGTATTTACTTTCCAAATTGACTCACCGGAAAATATTAATATTTCTCTACTAAATGAACAAAATATCGGAATGACATGGGTACTTCATCATGAATCAGATTTAAATAACTATGTAGCATATGGTGAAAATGAAGGAAATGTAGTTAAAGGAACTTATAATGCAAAGCCAGGGAAATATTATTTATACGTCTATAAATATGAGAATAAAGATGGTTCATATGTATTGAACATAAAATAA
- a CDS encoding PLP-dependent aminotransferase family protein: MEWKPNRADKTPVYKQIADYIERGISSGEFPSDSKLPSERILAKELEVNRSTIVAAYEELKSLGVVERQKGSGTRVNTDIWGVSHKRIPNWGRYVEDGSFLPNVPLVQQIRTETQKDDLINLASGELSPELIPSDRFRTILAEKTFMENLGYDHPLGNEMLRKTIAAHVQQYKQIEADSSSILITSGAQQALNLIVQCLLKPGDAIAIEDPSYCFSLPMFKSAGLNIFHLPVDEHGMNPDDLIDLHKKHRIRMVFLNPDYQNPTGTVLSLARRKKILELSSEFGIPIVEDDPYSLISFNGEVNPTLKSMDQNGNVLYISSLSKIVASGLRIGWIIGPTRVIERLADAKQQVDFGHSVFTQWVANQFLESKDFHTHITILRGQLKQRRDELIAELEGTLGDRVECFVPEGGIHVWCKVKGKFDEYHLLGESIRNGVAFVPGSVLGSKNEYIRFTFGRANIEQIQLGIKRFADTLNEIS; encoded by the coding sequence ATGGAATGGAAACCAAATCGTGCAGATAAGACACCTGTATATAAACAAATTGCTGATTATATTGAAAGAGGCATTTCTTCAGGTGAATTTCCTTCTGATAGTAAGTTACCTTCTGAGCGTATATTGGCAAAGGAATTAGAGGTGAACCGGAGTACAATAGTAGCTGCGTATGAAGAATTAAAATCACTTGGAGTAGTAGAACGGCAAAAGGGAAGCGGAACACGGGTTAATACAGACATATGGGGTGTCTCACATAAACGAATACCGAACTGGGGTAGGTACGTGGAGGATGGATCGTTCTTACCTAACGTACCACTTGTTCAACAAATTCGAACGGAAACACAAAAAGATGATTTAATTAATTTAGCGAGTGGTGAACTGTCACCAGAATTAATTCCGAGTGATAGATTTCGAACAATTTTGGCGGAGAAAACATTTATGGAAAATCTCGGCTATGACCATCCACTTGGAAATGAGATGTTGAGAAAAACAATTGCAGCACATGTTCAGCAATATAAACAAATTGAAGCAGATTCAAGCTCTATTCTTATTACGTCTGGAGCACAACAGGCGCTTAATCTTATCGTTCAATGTTTATTAAAACCTGGCGATGCGATTGCGATTGAAGATCCTTCATATTGTTTTTCACTTCCAATGTTTAAATCGGCCGGTTTAAACATATTTCATTTACCTGTTGATGAGCATGGAATGAATCCAGATGACTTAATCGATTTGCACAAAAAGCATCGTATTCGTATGGTCTTTTTGAATCCAGATTATCAAAATCCAACAGGTACTGTGCTTTCATTAGCGAGACGTAAAAAGATTTTAGAACTGTCTTCTGAGTTTGGTATACCAATTGTAGAAGATGATCCGTATAGTTTAATTTCTTTTAATGGAGAAGTGAACCCGACATTAAAATCAATGGACCAAAATGGAAATGTTCTTTATATAAGTTCATTATCAAAAATTGTTGCATCAGGATTACGTATTGGATGGATAATTGGTCCTACACGCGTAATTGAGCGTTTAGCAGATGCAAAGCAACAAGTTGATTTTGGCCATAGTGTATTTACGCAGTGGGTAGCAAATCAATTTTTAGAATCAAAGGATTTTCATACACATATTACGATACTTCGTGGACAATTGAAGCAAAGAAGAGATGAATTAATTGCAGAGCTTGAAGGAACATTGGGAGACCGAGTTGAATGTTTCGTGCCAGAGGGTGGAATACATGTATGGTGTAAAGTGAAAGGAAAGTTTGATGAATATCACTTATTAGGTGAATCTATACGGAATGGTGTCGCATTTGTTCCGGGCAGTGTTTTAGGTTCGAAAAATGAATATATACGATTTACGTTTGGTAGAGCGAATATAGAACAAATTCAACTTGGAATTAAACGGTTTGCCGACACGCTAAATGAGATTTCATAA
- the plcA gene encoding phosphatidylinositol diacylglycerol-lyase, with product MSNKKLILKLFICSTIFITFVFALHDKRVVAASSVNELENWSKWMQPIPDNIPLARISIPGTHDSGTFKLQNPIKQVWGMTQEYDFRYQMDHGARIFDIRGRLTDDNTIVLHHGPLYLYVTLHEFINEAKQFLKDNPSETIIMSLKKEYEDMKGAEGSFISTFEKNYFVDPIFLKTEGNIKLGDARGKIVLLKRYSGSNESGGYNNFYWPDNETFTTTVNQNVNVTVQDKYKVNYDEKVKSIKDTMDETMNNSEDLNHLYINFTSLSSGGTAWNSPYYYASYINPEIANDIKQKNPTRVGWVIQDYINEKWSPLLYQEVIRANKSLIKE from the coding sequence ATGAGCAATAAGAAGTTAATTTTGAAATTATTCATATGTAGTACAATATTTATCACATTTGTATTTGCTTTACATGATAAGAGAGTAGTTGCAGCTAGCTCTGTTAATGAGCTTGAAAATTGGTCAAAATGGATGCAACCTATACCTGATAATATCCCGTTAGCACGAATTTCAATTCCAGGAACACACGATAGTGGGACGTTCAAGTTGCAAAATCCGATTAAGCAAGTGTGGGGAATGACGCAAGAATATGATTTTCGCTATCAAATGGACCATGGAGCTCGCATTTTTGATATAAGAGGACGTTTAACAGATGATAATACGATAGTTCTTCATCATGGGCCATTATATCTTTACGTAACACTGCATGAATTCATAAATGAAGCGAAACAATTTTTAAAAGATAACCCGAGTGAAACAATTATTATGTCTTTAAAAAAAGAGTATGAGGATATGAAAGGGGCAGAAGGTTCATTTATTAGTACGTTTGAAAAAAATTATTTTGTTGATCCTATCTTTTTAAAAACAGAAGGAAATATAAAACTTGGAGATGCTCGTGGGAAAATTGTACTACTAAAAAGATATAGTGGTAGTAATGAATCTGGAGGATATAATAATTTTTATTGGCCAGATAATGAGACGTTTACCACAACTGTAAACCAAAATGTAAATGTAACAGTACAAGATAAATATAAAGTGAATTATGATGAGAAAGTAAAATCTATTAAAGATACGATGGATGAAACGATGAACAATAGCGAGGATTTAAATCATCTATATATTAATTTTACAAGCTTGTCTTCTGGTGGTACAGCATGGAATAGTCCATATTACTACGCTTCTTATATAAATCCTGAAATTGCAAACGATATAAAACAAAAGAATCCTACAAGAGTAGGCTGGGTAATTCAAGACTACATAAATGAAAAGTGGTCACCATTATTGTATCAAGAAGTTATAAGAGCGAATAAGTCATTAATAAAAGAATAA
- a CDS encoding GntR family transcriptional regulator — MSAKYKQIADVLEQNIRDGLFNETKKLPTEEALMNRFEVSRNTIRKVISQLVNRGYIFQVQGSGMFLRETSVTDYINLGSLRGLTKNLVSQNIETKVLELEVIDADEEIAKRMQCETGTRLYFLKRLRIVDAKPFSIEISYFKKDIIPYLNEEIALSSVYSYFIEDLRLNIGFADKVISCEKVNKENAQLLELNEGDPALLIENTVYLVNGTIFELSQSMFHYEKAKLLNRINFK, encoded by the coding sequence ATGAGTGCAAAGTATAAACAAATTGCAGATGTGTTAGAGCAAAACATTCGAGATGGGCTTTTTAATGAAACGAAAAAACTACCTACAGAAGAAGCGTTGATGAATCGATTTGAAGTAAGCCGTAATACGATACGTAAAGTAATTAGTCAGCTTGTGAATAGAGGTTATATTTTTCAAGTGCAAGGTAGTGGCATGTTTTTACGCGAAACTTCTGTAACAGATTACATTAATTTAGGAAGTTTACGTGGATTAACGAAAAATCTTGTTTCACAAAATATTGAAACGAAAGTGTTAGAGCTTGAAGTAATAGATGCGGACGAAGAGATAGCAAAGCGGATGCAATGCGAAACTGGAACTAGGTTGTATTTTTTGAAGCGCTTAAGAATTGTAGATGCTAAACCATTCTCTATTGAAATAAGTTATTTCAAAAAGGATATTATTCCATATTTGAACGAAGAAATAGCATTAAGCTCTGTATACAGTTATTTCATTGAAGATTTACGATTAAATATTGGTTTTGCTGATAAAGTTATTAGTTGTGAAAAAGTAAATAAAGAAAATGCACAGCTTTTAGAATTAAATGAAGGTGATCCGGCGCTTCTTATTGAAAATACAGTGTATCTTGTAAATGGAACAATTTTCGAGTTATCTCAGTCGATGTTTCATTATGAAAAGGCGAAACTTTTAAATCGAATTAATTTTAAATGA
- a CDS encoding CidA/LrgA family holin-like protein: MKYVTLLLQVGVLYIFSLVGTWIQEIFHLSIPGSLIGMLMLFLLLSTRVLPLKWFELGAEKLIVFLPLFLIPSTTGLMEYGSFLLSKGSIIFLLVVASTVVTLIVSGYISQLLVTSKK; encoded by the coding sequence ATGAAGTACGTGACGCTTTTACTTCAAGTAGGCGTGCTATATATATTTAGCTTAGTGGGTACGTGGATTCAGGAAATATTCCATCTATCAATACCGGGAAGTTTAATAGGGATGTTAATGCTGTTCCTGCTCCTTTCCACTCGTGTTTTACCGTTAAAATGGTTTGAGTTAGGTGCGGAAAAGTTAATCGTATTTTTACCGTTATTTTTAATCCCTTCGACAACAGGGCTGATGGAATACGGGTCTTTTCTTTTAAGTAAGGGGAGTATTATATTCCTTTTAGTAGTTGCAAGTACTGTAGTAACTTTGATTGTTTCAGGGTATATAAGTCAATTATTAGTAACATCAAAAAAATAA
- a CDS encoding DUF2515 domain-containing protein: MYRSNSNHTYNGLSKALPLSLFDVKNELKQKSKIMPSGTIYKLTKEEQLIINKIKIQTEQLNKNNVTRTRAYYQFYIQYPEIHWALLGHMVSRNGGWNMTDLKGDLYTRILSEKDQLIFFSFLERGNWLIFQDVYPQFLLYEQSVKRSQKLFHLLPRLNVSTFMETMWNDFWKTGNKKTLAIATIINEQNYLEKRVIQNVHFQKTVLNSIGFKLFDFFQFNHILFPFYENDKRQKVLLFGDTMKHFTSLHERILIGKRLYSLLFRDTHVLSQIISWAQHHPHTGSRKDYWPHLFSSVNESFSREFYKRRIKKCQLRSGAYRIYSPELIYAWRDMKHEEGDSEDWFTDWQVVNYLVDKEENIHGQITEDYCKTLEKIELAILAKKNVLLREEE; this comes from the coding sequence ATGTACCGAAGCAATTCAAATCATACATATAACGGACTTTCCAAAGCACTGCCTCTCTCTCTATTCGATGTAAAGAATGAATTAAAACAAAAAAGCAAGATCATGCCTTCTGGCACGATTTATAAATTAACAAAAGAAGAGCAACTCATCATCAACAAAATAAAAATACAAACAGAACAGCTAAATAAAAATAATGTTACAAGAACACGCGCATACTACCAATTTTACATTCAATATCCAGAAATACATTGGGCACTACTTGGGCATATGGTATCACGTAACGGCGGTTGGAATATGACTGATTTAAAGGGTGATTTATATACGAGAATTTTATCAGAGAAAGATCAACTCATATTTTTTTCTTTTTTAGAAAGAGGGAATTGGCTCATTTTCCAAGATGTATATCCTCAATTTTTGCTTTACGAACAAAGTGTAAAAAGATCACAAAAGCTATTTCACCTTCTCCCTCGCCTAAACGTTTCTACATTTATGGAAACGATGTGGAACGATTTTTGGAAAACAGGTAATAAAAAAACATTAGCGATTGCAACTATTATTAATGAACAAAACTACTTAGAAAAAAGAGTGATTCAAAATGTACACTTTCAAAAGACTGTACTAAATAGTATTGGATTTAAACTCTTTGATTTTTTTCAGTTTAATCATATCCTTTTCCCATTCTACGAAAATGATAAGAGACAAAAAGTATTACTATTTGGTGATACAATGAAACATTTCACTTCCTTACATGAACGAATCTTAATCGGAAAAAGGTTGTATTCATTATTATTTCGGGATACACATGTTTTATCTCAAATAATTAGCTGGGCTCAACACCATCCGCATACAGGATCAAGGAAAGATTACTGGCCTCATTTATTTTCAAGTGTAAATGAATCTTTTTCCCGTGAGTTTTATAAGCGCCGAATAAAGAAATGCCAGTTACGTAGCGGCGCTTATCGTATATACAGCCCTGAGCTCATCTATGCATGGCGAGATATGAAACATGAAGAAGGTGACAGCGAAGATTGGTTTACCGATTGGCAAGTTGTAAATTACTTAGTTGATAAGGAGGAAAATATACATGGACAAATTACAGAAGACTACTGCAAAACACTCGAAAAAATTGAACTCGCAATTCTCGCGAAGAAAAACGTCCTCCTTAGAGAAGAAGAATGA
- a CDS encoding LrgB family protein, whose product MVLIIITVAIYFLATKLYKKFTFAFTLPVLTVTAIMICLFLIFGISHHEYRENGGDILSSLLSPAIVALAIPLFKERKILIKNFLSILIGVVIGIVAVTSMNVVIGGILNIDKELILTTLPQLATMPIALSLADQIGGIPSMTSSFVVVAGITGAIIGPTVLKLCSITSTIGKGVGMGCASHIIGVSRLVKEGEKEATIGSVTMIVTGILISILIPYGTKFIF is encoded by the coding sequence ATGGTCTTAATTATTATTACTGTAGCAATTTATTTCTTGGCGACAAAGTTATATAAAAAATTTACGTTTGCATTTACGTTACCGGTGTTAACAGTTACGGCAATTATGATTTGTTTATTTTTGATTTTTGGTATTTCTCATCATGAGTATAGGGAAAATGGGGGAGACATTCTTTCAAGCTTATTGAGCCCTGCAATTGTAGCATTGGCCATACCTCTATTTAAAGAGCGAAAGATACTTATTAAAAATTTTTTATCGATACTTATCGGTGTAGTGATAGGTATAGTGGCTGTAACGAGTATGAATGTAGTGATTGGTGGGATTTTAAATATAGATAAGGAACTTATATTAACTACTCTACCACAATTAGCAACGATGCCTATTGCTCTTTCATTAGCGGATCAAATTGGAGGTATTCCATCTATGACTTCTAGTTTTGTAGTTGTTGCAGGAATAACAGGTGCTATTATCGGACCAACAGTACTTAAGCTTTGTAGTATAACAAGTACGATTGGAAAAGGAGTTGGAATGGGCTGTGCATCACATATTATTGGTGTGAGCCGTTTAGTGAAGGAAGGCGAGAAAGAAGCGACTATCGGTTCGGTAACGATGATTGTAACTGGAATACTCATTAGTATACTAATACCGTATGGAACGAAATTTATTTTTTAA
- a CDS encoding glycoside hydrolase family 1 protein, producing MKFPHDFLFGAASASYQVEGAWNEDGKGVTNWDEFSKIPGKTYNGTNGDVAVDHYHRYKEDVRLMAEMGLESYRFSISWARILPTGDGKVNEKGIEFYNNLIDECLKYGIVPFVTLYHWDLPLPLEKDGGWTNKRTAEAFVKYAETCFKAFGDRVKHWITFNETVMFCGLGYLKGAHPPGIQNDVPKYFQATHYVFYAHAKTVAVYKQLKQYGEIGITHVFLPAYSVDDQKENIRAANHANEYETYWYYDPILKGEYPSYVVQQLKEKGWTPNWTVEELEIIKQNAEENDFIGLNYYQPIRVERYDMDIKSEGHSRENSTLAPGNPSFDGFYRTVKMDDKTYTKWGWEISPEGFLEGLHMLKARYGDIKMYVTENGLGDEDPIIDGEIVDVPRIKFIEAHLKVMKRAIEEGINLKGYYAWSVIDLLSWLNGYKKQYGFIFVDHNDNLKRKKKLSFHWYKRVIETRGEEL from the coding sequence ATGAAGTTTCCACATGATTTTTTATTCGGAGCTGCTTCAGCTTCTTATCAAGTAGAAGGTGCATGGAATGAAGATGGAAAAGGTGTTACGAATTGGGACGAGTTTTCAAAAATTCCTGGCAAAACATACAATGGAACAAATGGTGATGTAGCTGTTGATCATTATCATCGATATAAGGAAGATGTTCGCTTAATGGCTGAGATGGGATTAGAATCGTATCGTTTTTCTATTTCTTGGGCGAGAATATTGCCGACTGGAGATGGAAAGGTAAATGAAAAAGGGATTGAATTTTATAACAACTTAATTGATGAATGTTTAAAATACGGGATTGTGCCGTTTGTCACTTTATATCATTGGGATTTACCATTACCGTTAGAAAAAGATGGTGGATGGACGAATAAAAGAACAGCAGAGGCTTTCGTAAAATATGCAGAAACTTGTTTTAAGGCATTTGGTGACAGAGTTAAGCATTGGATTACTTTTAATGAGACAGTAATGTTTTGTGGATTAGGTTATTTAAAAGGTGCACATCCACCAGGAATCCAAAATGATGTTCCAAAGTATTTTCAAGCGACTCATTATGTATTTTATGCACATGCGAAAACAGTTGCGGTGTACAAGCAGCTGAAACAATATGGTGAGATTGGGATTACACATGTTTTCTTACCTGCTTATAGTGTGGATGATCAAAAAGAAAATATACGAGCAGCAAATCATGCGAATGAATATGAAACGTATTGGTATTATGATCCAATTTTAAAAGGCGAGTATCCGTCTTATGTTGTACAACAATTAAAGGAAAAAGGATGGACTCCTAATTGGACGGTTGAAGAATTAGAAATCATTAAACAAAATGCAGAAGAAAATGATTTTATTGGCTTGAATTATTATCAACCAATACGAGTAGAAAGATACGATATGGATATAAAGAGTGAGGGACATTCTCGAGAAAACTCAACGCTTGCTCCAGGTAACCCTTCTTTTGATGGTTTTTATCGAACAGTTAAAATGGATGATAAAACATATACAAAATGGGGATGGGAAATATCTCCCGAAGGTTTCTTAGAGGGATTGCATATGTTGAAAGCGCGTTACGGTGACATAAAGATGTATGTAACGGAAAATGGACTTGGTGATGAAGATCCAATCATTGACGGAGAAATTGTAGATGTTCCGAGAATTAAATTTATTGAAGCGCATTTAAAAGTAATGAAGCGTGCAATTGAAGAGGGAATTAACTTAAAAGGTTATTATGCATGGTCAGTGATTGATCTTTTAAGTTGGTTAAATGGATATAAAAAGCAATATGGCTTTATTTTTGTCGATCATAATGATAACTTAAAACGTAAGAAGAAACTTTCGTTTCATTGGTATAAACGTGTGATCGAAACGAGAGGGGAAGAGTTATAA
- a CDS encoding YfmQ family protein, translated as MTTWFIVTLFVFGAIKVLVSSMPTSVVESIISKFELHQKLEAENTSISIDGKNLEGEMKLHVIHEFNEALFLDKHYFPPHGEGTPIVIDTKKGNKEIRFSLYSYEEHVDVIKQYKKKIVAYRLRSKSLQTLAPLAITEEYA; from the coding sequence ATGACAACATGGTTTATAGTTACATTATTTGTTTTTGGAGCTATTAAAGTATTAGTTTCTAGCATGCCCACTTCTGTTGTAGAATCAATTATTAGTAAATTTGAATTGCATCAAAAGCTTGAGGCGGAAAATACTTCTATATCGATAGATGGAAAAAATTTAGAGGGAGAAATGAAACTACATGTTATTCATGAATTTAATGAGGCTTTGTTTTTAGATAAACATTATTTCCCGCCGCACGGAGAAGGGACACCAATAGTCATTGATACGAAGAAAGGGAATAAAGAGATTAGATTTTCTCTATATAGCTATGAGGAACATGTTGATGTCATTAAGCAATATAAGAAAAAAATCGTTGCCTATCGTTTACGCTCTAAAAGCCTTCAAACATTGGCACCATTAGCAATAACGGAAGAGTATGCTTAA
- a CDS encoding UDP-N-acetylglucosamine 4,6-dehydratase family protein has translation MLNKIILITGGTGSWGHELIKQLLEKSPKEIRIFSRNETVQFEMQQQFINDDRLKFIIGDIRDKDQLVYACQGVHYVFHLAALKHVPVCEYYPYEAIKTNIHGTQNVIEASIQMQVEKVIYVSTDKAADPSNTYGMTKAIGEKLMVHANVQTKKTKFICVRGGNVLGTSGSVVPLFKQQIKKSSQVGITDANMTRFFLTVEDAVGLLFKAVYQGRGGEIFVMKMPACKITDLAEVLIEYSGKENVKVKEVGIRPGEKLSEMLLSEVESKTSISFDQNYFVVLPTIPIEGLQEYYASYPLVDVKSFSSQQDLLAKHEVKQMLLKGGFLR, from the coding sequence ATGCTAAATAAAATAATTTTAATTACTGGTGGTACAGGTTCGTGGGGACATGAACTTATAAAACAACTATTAGAAAAATCACCGAAAGAAATTAGGATTTTTTCAAGAAATGAAACGGTTCAGTTTGAAATGCAGCAACAGTTTATAAATGATGATAGATTAAAATTTATTATTGGAGATATTCGTGACAAGGATCAACTAGTCTATGCATGCCAAGGCGTACATTATGTTTTCCATCTTGCAGCTTTAAAACACGTTCCAGTATGTGAGTATTATCCTTATGAAGCTATAAAAACCAATATACATGGTACGCAAAATGTAATTGAAGCATCTATACAGATGCAAGTGGAGAAAGTTATATATGTTTCAACGGATAAAGCAGCCGATCCATCAAATACGTATGGGATGACAAAAGCAATTGGTGAAAAGTTAATGGTTCATGCGAATGTGCAAACGAAGAAAACAAAATTCATTTGTGTTCGTGGTGGAAATGTTTTAGGGACGAGTGGAAGTGTAGTACCGCTTTTTAAACAACAAATTAAAAAATCTTCACAAGTAGGGATTACCGATGCGAATATGACTAGATTTTTCTTAACAGTTGAAGATGCTGTTGGATTGTTATTTAAAGCCGTATATCAAGGTAGAGGCGGGGAAATCTTTGTTATGAAAATGCCGGCATGTAAAATAACAGATTTAGCAGAAGTATTGATTGAATATTCAGGAAAAGAAAACGTTAAGGTAAAAGAGGTAGGGATAAGACCGGGTGAAAAATTAAGTGAAATGCTTTTATCTGAGGTAGAGAGTAAAACAAGTATAAGTTTTGATCAAAATTATTTTGTAGTACTACCGACTATTCCTATAGAAGGGCTTCAAGAATATTATGCTAGCTATCCGCTTGTGGATGTAAAGAGTTTTAGTTCTCAACAAGAC